A window from Marinagarivorans cellulosilyticus encodes these proteins:
- the pilW gene encoding type IV pilus biogenesis/stability protein PilW: MKAISLTISILLLSGCVSTGVTKTSKVDPAKAMDTRIELGMKYLDAGNRDQALRQFLDVLEVDKKNPRGLQGLALVHQLNGEPEAAEENFQKSIKYANNKEISASRYTYGLFLSRQGRYEDASVQFEEVAKDLSYPERAYSLYFAGRCALELNNIVRAKAAFTHALNLRSSMAPAVIELADLAFKDQDYSTAKRYLDRYNKLTEPSARSLWLGIRIERIFDNQDRVSSQALALKNMFGYSKEYLEYKALIESQ; encoded by the coding sequence ATGAAAGCAATAAGTTTAACTATTAGCATTCTACTGTTGTCCGGCTGTGTTTCCACTGGCGTAACTAAAACGTCCAAAGTGGATCCGGCAAAGGCTATGGATACTCGTATTGAGTTAGGGATGAAATACCTCGATGCTGGCAATCGTGATCAGGCGTTGCGGCAGTTTCTCGATGTATTGGAAGTTGATAAAAAAAATCCCCGTGGTTTGCAGGGGCTAGCCTTGGTGCACCAGCTTAATGGCGAGCCAGAGGCGGCCGAAGAAAACTTTCAAAAAAGCATTAAATATGCGAATAACAAAGAAATTTCTGCGTCCCGTTACACCTATGGTCTGTTTTTGTCTCGCCAAGGTCGCTATGAAGATGCATCGGTTCAATTTGAGGAGGTTGCTAAAGACCTCTCTTACCCTGAGCGCGCATACTCACTATATTTTGCTGGCCGCTGCGCGTTAGAATTGAACAATATCGTGCGAGCCAAAGCGGCATTTACGCATGCTTTAAATCTTCGCTCTTCCATGGCGCCGGCTGTTATTGAACTGGCGGATTTAGCTTTTAAAGATCAGGATTACTCAACCGCTAAGCGCTATCTCGACCGTTATAACAAATTGACAGAGCCTTCTGCACGAAGCTTATGGCTTGGAATCCGTATTGAGCGCATATTTGATAACCAAGACCGTGTATCTAGCCAAGCTCTAGCGTTAAAAAATATGTTCGGTTATTCAAAAGAATACCTTGAATACAAAGCCCTTATAGAGAGCCAATAA
- a CDS encoding RodZ domain-containing protein, which yields MTLTQASGLTPGQQLSAARKQQGKTLVQIAEATRIFETRLEAIERDDYSAAGTAPAFVIGYVKTYAKQVGLDGKPLVTVVEAYFKQKKLSEEQNNPVVAPRKNVNWPPWVATAVALIIFIGLGQWFFAQQKEKMADDAIVVNNSAELAPSLSSVKALEQKVPLTQRDENLMSRDLVASVEESKEQEPIKAASSSVASSMAIAPDVNSGSQNTPENIVKSETPVAQSANAESVSLKLQTEASSSDVLKLVFTADCWVEVADASGRKQVAKLAKAGDEIQLLGKAPFDLKLGDAAAATGFVNGRALDLTASPGRRVLRIQVGP from the coding sequence GTGACCTTGACGCAAGCCAGCGGCCTTACGCCGGGGCAGCAACTTTCTGCCGCGCGAAAGCAACAGGGAAAGACGTTAGTTCAAATTGCCGAGGCGACTCGAATTTTTGAAACCCGTTTAGAGGCGATTGAGCGCGATGATTATTCTGCGGCTGGGACTGCCCCCGCTTTTGTTATTGGTTATGTGAAAACATACGCTAAGCAAGTAGGCCTTGATGGCAAGCCGTTAGTTACTGTTGTAGAGGCGTATTTCAAACAAAAGAAGCTTAGTGAGGAGCAAAATAACCCGGTAGTGGCGCCGCGTAAAAACGTTAACTGGCCGCCATGGGTGGCAACTGCTGTAGCGCTTATTATTTTTATTGGCTTGGGCCAATGGTTTTTTGCGCAGCAAAAAGAAAAAATGGCAGACGACGCTATTGTTGTGAATAACTCTGCCGAGCTTGCACCTTCGCTCAGTAGTGTAAAAGCTTTAGAGCAAAAAGTGCCTTTAACACAGCGCGATGAAAATTTAATGTCTCGCGACTTGGTGGCTTCAGTTGAAGAGAGTAAAGAGCAAGAACCCATCAAGGCTGCGTCTAGCTCGGTTGCGAGTTCGATGGCTATTGCGCCTGATGTAAACAGCGGTAGTCAAAACACTCCTGAAAACATCGTCAAGTCGGAAACTCCTGTAGCGCAATCGGCTAATGCTGAATCAGTATCACTTAAACTGCAGACAGAAGCGTCTTCGAGCGATGTATTAAAATTGGTGTTTACGGCTGATTGCTGGGTCGAGGTAGCTGATGCCAGTGGCCGTAAGCAAGTCGCTAAATTGGCTAAAGCTGGTGATGAAATTCAGCTGCTGGGTAAAGCGCCTTTTGATCTAAAATTGGGTGATGCCGCTGCGGCGACAGGCTTTGTTAATGGGCGCGCCCTAGACTTAACTGCTAGCCCCGGACGCCGTGTCTTACGGATTCAAGTTGGCCCTTAA